Part of the Neosynechococcus sphagnicola sy1 genome is shown below.
ATCACTGGCCTCTGGAACATGCGCAAAAACCCCACAAATTAACACTAAATTTGCGGGCGCGATTTCCTGATAAGTTTTTCTAAGCGTGGCATCTCCCTGGATAAATTGAATCTGTTGACTGAGGTTTTCTTCCTCAACAACTTGTCTTCCGGCTACGACCAAATTTTCGTCAAGCTCTATCAGATAGGCTTGCACATCTTTTAATCTGGGATGCTCAATGAGAGACCCTATTAAATCGCGCCCATCTCCTGCACAGATGCTGAGAATTCGAATCGTCCCAGGGGGAGATTGATTGATAAAAGCAACTATTTGATCTTTGACAAACCCGAGTCGAGCTTGTAACTCAGGAGACCGTTGGTATTTATGGTGCCATTGATACCAATCCATAGTGGTTTACTTGCCAATTTATGGGATGCGGACACACCGACTAGTAACGCTAAAAAATAGGTGACTTTGGGTTGCGGCTACCTAACCGCAAGGTCAACCCCCATGATATCCCCAGAAAAGGACTGAGACATGACAATAGCCCCAGAGGAGTTGTTGAAATGATTGGCTGACGGGTTGTAAATCCCTCAAAGTTAGAACAGGAAATCAATTTCTAGCTGCCGCAGATCAATTTGATACAGCATTCCCTGAGCCTTGCCCCAGGTTGACAACAGTAAGGTATAGGGATTGAGACCTGTAAGGGCGATCGCCGTGATGTTTGGTTTGGGTGCCTGCACCTGAGCAACGGGTTGTCCCCGCAGATCTAGGAGCATCAGTTGTCCTGCGGTATCTGCAAGGGCATAGCCCCACACCATGCTGGTCATCAAGATGGGCTGAATAGTCAGGCAGAGGCGTTGAATTCGCAGAGGTTTGAGGTCAATCAGCAACACTGAGTGGGTGGTGTGCCGCTCTTTGGCAAGTATCTGATAGGGTCGATTGCCGAGAAGCACCTGTTCCAAGTAAATCGGCAGTACCCAGCTCCCCAGGCAGTTTCCCCGTCGGGTATAAATCTCAATTAACGTTCCGGCCAATCCCGTTGCCGGGACGCGAGGGGCCACCGCAAAGCGATGATCCAGTAAGTCAGTTTCAGCGTCGGATGCTCCCGGTGGTTGCAGTGAAGACCCTGCTCTCAAATCAGACAGCACCGCCAGGTGGTGAGCATCCAGCACCAACAAATGGGTGGGTTGGGTTGCCTGACAGCTAACACTCACTCGCTGCCGTGGAATTTTTCCCCAACTCCCGATCTCAAATAAGCCGTCCCAAATGGTCAGTTTGCCGATTCCCTGATGGCTGGTCACCGTTGCCATCCAGTTTCCTGAGGGTGCCAGTCCGACCTGGAATGCCGTTGCTAAGGGGAGCAGGAGTCTGGCAACATCTGGAGTAGTTCCTGATGCTGGGTTCCCATCGGGGACGGCTGGCTCCAAAAACACGCCATAGATGCCACGTTGCGTCACCGCCAAGCAACCCTGGGTACAGACTCGAAGCTGCTGCACGGTTTCTGGGAGGGAGATGGCATTCCGATTGGGTAGCTCGGTCAAGTCAGCTCTGTGGATTGCCACCAGTGTCCCAGAGGCCACCCAAGTCACCCCCGTCCCATTCCTAGGGGTGACTTGGGTGGCGAGTTGATGGATAGGTTGCTGGAGGGGCTGTTGCTGAAGACTGACAAAAGGAGCAATGGCCCTTGGCGGATCGAAGCCCATCTCAGCTGGATCCTCTAAGGGTTCTAGGGGCAGTGGGGTGGAGGCCAAACCTGATTCTAGACCCGAAGAGATCGCCGTTTGTAGGGCTTTGAGCATGGCCGCGGCATCGGGAAAACGACGGGCTGGGAGCTTCCGAAGGGCGGTGACGATCACGGTTTGGAGCGATGGCGGCACCGATGCTGGAATTTGCACTGGACGGTTGAGGTGGGCGGACATCAGTTCTTCTGGGGTGCCGGAAAATGGGCGGACACCGACTAGAAGTTCAAAGAGCATCACCCCAACTGCATAGAGATCCGATGCAGGGAAGTATTGACCATAAAAGCGTTCTGGAGCCATGTAGGCCGGAGAACCTGTGTTATTGCTGAACCCATCCTCATACATTTCCTGTACCAAGCGGGCAATGCCAAAGTCAGAAATGCGGGCTCGCCAGCCGGTGGGTTGGACACTAAGGAGAATATTTTCGGGTTTAATATCACAGTGAATAATACCTTGGCGGTGGGCGTGGTCTAACCCAGCCAGGACATCAATCACCAGTTGCAACCCTTGGGTGAGCGTCAGGGAAGACTGCCCATCGATCAAACTGCGGAGATTACCGCCCTCGCAGTAGTCCATCACCAGATAGCGCCCTGTGGCAGTATGCTCCAAGGACTGACAGCTGACAATATTTTCGTGCTGGAGGCTTAGCAGAAACCGGAGTTCCCGCAGAAACTTATGGGTGGGAAAGCGATGGCGATCCAGGGACTTCATCGCCACAATTTTCCCCGTCTGGCGATGACTGGCACAGTATACTTTGCCAAATTGCCCCTGTCCCACTAACCCCAGTAGGCGATACTTGGAACGTTTTGACCCGGCCACCAACAGTTTGGTCACAGTATTCCTAAAAGCCTAAGGTTGGGAAGTGACAACAGCAGGGACTAGGAAATAGATTCAGGCGCAGAGCTGGGCCATGATCGTCTCATGGGAGGACTGAGCTTCCACGAGGGCGATCGCCGGCTCCACACGGGGCCGTAACCCAATCACAAAATAATTACCCTCAGCCCCCATCGATTCACAGGCGGTTTGAACACAATGGAGTTCTTTCCCGGTCAACTGACTGAAAAACACGCTCAAGACCCCGGCTTCCATGGCACAGACGGGTTGAGTCCGCTGAGACGCTTGAGCGGCAAAGGGAGAGTTGACAGTTTTGACCACCAAAAACCCTCGATGCTGGTACTGATGGTCTAAGGAGAAGCTGCCCCAGCCGTGGGTGACCCAACACTGTTGCAGACATTGCAAGAACTCTACCATGCCCATATCACTGACGGCGATGCCGTAGTAGTCAGCGATTTCTTCGCAAAAGCGGGCATAGAAATTTTTGCCCCACCAACGGCCACAGTTAAATAACACTAGGGCGGCAGCCTGACCCGTTTCTCGCTCTAGGGCAGCATAGATCGCCTGAATCAGAGTCTCAGGCAAGGCCAGCAGGCGATCGCCGCGACGATTTTCCAACAGACCCAATTCCAGATCACTGCGGACATAGGCATCGGCAGCAAAGTAATTGCTGGGGATGCGGTCATGGGTTAAGAGATCAGCAACGGAAATCATAGGTAAGAAGAATCCGTAATGAGAGGGGAAGGGAGGACAGTAACAAGCACCGTGGTTAGTTCGCAGGGCTAGAGGCGTGATCCTGAGGAGCCATTGTTTCCAGTAGGGCTGCCTCGGCACTTAGCAAGGGAGGGCTGAAAAGTTCCCACTGGGCTGGATTCAACTGCTGTTGCAGCTTCTGATTCAGCAAATGATAAATCTGGCGATCAATGGCCTGGGTATTGTAAATAGCGATACTTTGCCGCAGCCAGCTCAGCAGACGTTCCTGCACTAGATCGGGTTGATTTTAAAAGCAGCGCCATGGCAGATTGGCGCAACACCAGTAGAGTATTTTTGAGACTCCGTTCCAGCTGGGGGATGCTGGTTTCAGGCAGATCTTGCTCCAGTTGATCAGCGACCTGCTGCATCAGGGATAGTTCTTGATCCCGAATCCGGCGATAAATCTCGAGACGCTCTGGCAAGGAGTCCACATACTCGTTCAGCAGGGTTAACTCCTCGGGTTTGAGATAGCGACTTTCGGCTTCATCAAATAGCGCTTGAATTGTTTCATGCATAATCGTAGATCCAGATTGTCAAAAGAAACAGAGAACCAGCGATCTCTGGCGGTCTGGCTAAAAGAAGCTGGAGAAATCATCCAGGGTCACCTCATCTCGCTTCGCTCCAGCAGGCGGTGGCAGGGTGGGGGCAGGAGGGGGGAGGGGCGTTCCATCCCAAGGAATGGCATGAAAAAATCAGCCACTTTGAGGAGCAAACTTAGGGGCTCGCTGCTACCCTGGAGCGCTGTGACCTTGAGTTCCTGAACCGCTGGGGGATGATCCTCCCAGTTCACCTGGATCAAAAACTGCCGAACCGATTGCTGTAGCCATGGCTGAGTCACCCCTGGGGCGGTATTCCCATTCAGCAGTGAGGGACTCATAACAACCTCTCCCCAGACCGCAGACGCTTTTCAATATCCCCGGCTGTGGCTCCCTCATTCAACCAGAAGGCAGCGGCATCAATCCGATCCTGCCCTCCTAGCAAGAACTTACAGTAGGTTTCGCCCATGGAGTAGCACTGGATTTCAATGCAACTCAGGCGTTTTTTCACCAGCTCGGTAAAAAAGCCCGCAAATAAGCCTGCATACAAATAGCACACTGGTTTACCCACATCCCCTAGGGTACGAGCAACGGCGGAGTCAAACAGGTTAATGAACATGAACCCCTGCTTGCGATCGCCCATATCGACTTCCCATCGCCCCCAGCCCTGGGAGGTAAACGGCCACCACCAGGTTTCCAGCAGAAACATCAGGTTGGTCTGGCGGACACTGCGCTCGAACTCTTTCTCGAACCAAATAGCGAAAAAGTCGGCATCCTTTAGCCCCCAATCGCAACCAATGGTGTACATAATGGCAGCGGAAGCATCTCCAACCTCTTCTTCCAAACCCTCCACCAAACCAATGATAAAGTCCTCGCTGGTGAGGAGGTTACGACCATCGTTCCAGTCCACAATCGTACCCCGGTCGGGGTCAAATTGGAAAAAGTCACGAAAGCCGTAGTGATTATGCTTCTTGGGATGTTGAAGCTTTAGGGTATTCTGAATTTTTGTTGCCGTGGTCATATCTGTTTAGGAAACCTTATCAATAGAATAGGGGTTAGCATTGCACTCACATCCGCAGAGATCACGATCCATTAAATTTAGCAACGCTTTGTAATATAGAGTTGGCTCGGCAGCTGAGAACAGTCTCAGATGGTCAAACGCCGATTGAGGGAGGCTGCCTGACACGCCATTGCCCTCAGCGTTGTGGCGTTGCCGATATTGATTCGTGATCCAGCCCTAGGAACTTGAACTGCATGGAGACAGAGCAGAGGGTTGGGCCGTTGCGTTTGGCACCGCATCACAGAAAAGACCGCTGCCAGGGAAACCTACCTCTCTGACGGTCTCTGTTGTTTAATATGCCCTGAATATCGTTAATCTAACGAGCCTAGGAGCGAATTTTAGGGGTCTGTCCTAACAAATTGCGATTCAGTTCCAAAATCGGGCACAGTAGACTGGCCTCGGAGGGCGTAAAGTGCTTTTTGACCACTTCCTGCATCACTTGATAGGTAATATTGCAGCTTTCCTGCACCTTAAATGCCTTCATAATCGTCTGAAACCAAAAGAGGAATTTTTCCTGTAGGGCTTCCCGGTCATTCAACAGCATGGCGATCGCGGTATAACGAATAACGCGAATCGTGTCTTGCTGCCATTTTGAGGTGAAATCTTCATTGCCGCGAATGAACAACTGGGGATGCAGGGTGTCAATACGACCCTTCACATCCTGGACGATAGTGGCTTCTCTCTCTCGAAGCTTGGTATAGGTTCGCAGGCGCAGCTCATAGGACAAGACGTAGTCAGCAATAAATTGCAGATCTGCATCGGTGGCATAGCGCCCATCGGTAGACCGACTCAGATGTTCGAGCTGGCTTAGCATAGCAACCTGATGATGGGATTTGATTTACGTTTCTTAATATTACCCACTTGACTCCTGGCTCGCAACACTGGATGGTGGCAAAACCTACAAGGGGTAAGGGGTGGGGTACCCTTGGATGCCAATGGGTGCCAGTTGCTACGGCGGATCGTTGGTGGCTAGCGATCGCCCAGTCGTGGTGTATCGTAGGCTGAGCTAACTGCGGCAACCCGTCAGTATTACTGCGGTTGCAGTGGTGTTTGATCTCAAGTCCGACCCAGGGCTTGGGTCAAGGTTCTTTATAGCTCAAATGGGAGTCATATGGTGCAACAGTTTTCAGCTAGCTTTCTCCTGCTTGTTGCAGTCAGCCATCTGATGCTGACTGCAAGCGCTAGCGCGGCAGCGAACAGCAATCTCAGGGTGACCATTAGTGGCCTGAAAAACCAACAGGGACAGGTTTGCCTCAGCCTCTTTTCCAGTCAACAGGGATTTCCGGGGAGCAGTGAGCGGGCCGTGCAGGCTCGTTGTCTGAAAGTAGCCGAAATTCCAATGGTGGTTCAGTTTCAAAACTTGCCCCCTGGCAGCTATGCCATTGCCGTTTTTCATGATGCCAATGGGGACAATATTCTCAACCGCAATGGCTTGGGAATTCCCACGGAAGAATTTGGCTTTTCCCAAAACCCTGGGATCTTTGCCGGCCCTCCTAAGTTTGGGGATTCCCAAGTTCTGGTTTTCGGGCCAGAAACGAACATCCAGGTACGGTTACGATCTCTGTTTCAGGGGTGATCCCGTTGCACCCTAGGGGAATGGGATCGACGGCGCTGGCAAGCAGCTGCCTCTCCGCGCAATCATGAGGGTAGGTTGCGACGACATCGATTCCAGGAGGCGATATGAGTCGGGAGTCTTCCATCGGCAATTCCTTGAAGGCAGGGGTTTTCCAGGCTCTGAGTTCCATCGATACCCGCTGGGCGGTGGGACTGTTCTTGGCAGCGCTGTTGCTGTATGGGGCAAATTTGGGGGAGTTGCCCCTCCGGGACTGGGATGAAGGGACGGTGGCTCAGGTGGCGCGGGACCTGTGGCGATCGCCCCTCGGTTCCTGGCACTGGCTCCATCCTACCCTGGCCGGAGAACCCTACCTGAACAAACCGCCGCTGATGCATCTGCTGATCGCGATCGCCTATCGGGTTTGGGGGGTGCAGGAGTGGACAACTCGGTTGCCGGGGGCGCTGCTGACAGCTTGTTCAGTGTTCTTACTCTACGGAGTCGGGCGAGAATTATTTCCCCAGCGATCGCCTGCGGTGTTCGCTGCCCTCATGTATTTGACTCTGTTGCCAGTGGTACGCCATGGCCGTCTGGCGATGCTAGATGGAGCCATCCTCTGCTTTAGCCTGGGGATGATGCTTTGTCTGTTGCGGGCGCGACGGGATCTCCGCTGGGCGATGGGAGTGGGCATTGGACTGGGATTGATCTGCCTCACCAAGGGCATTTTGGGGCTGCTGCTGGGGGCGATCGCCCTGGGATTTTTGGCCTGGGACACCCCTCGCCTGCTCACCTGCCGCTACCTATGGTTAGGGATCGGCATCGGTAGTCTGCCCGTCGCTTTCTGGTATGGAGCTCAATGGCTGCACTATGGTTCCATGTTTGGGGAACGAGCCATGGTGCACCAATCCCTGAATCGCATCTGGTCAACCGTCGAAAATAACAGTGGCCCTCCCTGGTACTACCTGTGGGAAATTGGCAAGTCGGCCTGGCCCTGGGTGGTTTTTTGGCCCACCGCTGCCTGGTATGCCTGGAACCACCGCAATCTTAGTTGGGCAAAGTTTACCCTGGTGTGGAGCGGGGTCTACCTGCTGGCCGTCTCCCTCATGGGCACCAAACTGCCCTGGTATATCCTGCCCGTTTACCCCCCCCTGACGCTGATGGGTGGAATGCAGTTGGCTCGCCTTTGGCGCAGCAGTGATTGGACGGGTCTGCCCGAGGCATCCGCCCCGTCCTATGCCCGAGGCTGGATTGGCATTTTTGCCCTGCTGTCCCTGGTGGGGTGGGGGGGTAGTGTTTATTTTGTCTGGCTGGCACCGCAACAGACTGCGGATCTAGCTTGGATTCTGGCTGCCATCGCCTTTACCTTTACTATCACCACCCTGTTGCTCCTGCGGCGGGATTCCCAGTTCATACTGATGTTGATCTGGGGCACCTATCTGTCTTTATTGCTGCTGATGGTTTCGGATCATTGGGTTTGGGAACTCGCAGAAGCTTACCCCGTCAAGCCTGTGGCGGCTATTGTCCAAGCGAACAACCCCCCCCGGCCAGCTCATTTATACCTCCTATGCCTACAGCCGCCCTTCCCTTGACTTCTACAGCGATCGTCGAGTCCTCCCCGCTACAGACA
Proteins encoded:
- a CDS encoding class I SAM-dependent methyltransferase family protein, whose product is MDWYQWHHKYQRSPELQARLGFVKDQIVAFINQSPPGTIRILSICAGDGRDLIGSLIEHPRLKDVQAYLIELDENLVVAGRQVVEEENLSQQIQFIQGDATLRKTYQEIAPANLVLICGVFAHVPEASDLIRNLPYFCEFQGWVIWTRFCGDQENIEKVDKIHRLFEEINFENISAIITPNGRFTVATHHYLGQPSPLPDRQKLFELSDFSDLSISG
- a CDS encoding V4R domain-containing protein, giving the protein MISVADLLTHDRIPSNYFAADAYVRSDLELGLLENRRGDRLLALPETLIQAIYAALERETGQAAALVLFNCGRWWGKNFYARFCEEIADYYGIAVSDMGMVEFLQCLQQCWVTHGWGSFSLDHQYQHRGFLVVKTVNSPFAAQASQRTQPVCAMEAGVLSVFFSQLTGKELHCVQTACESMGAEGNYFVIGLRPRVEPAIALVEAQSSHETIMAQLCA
- a CDS encoding V4R domain-containing protein, yielding MTTATKIQNTLKLQHPKKHNHYGFRDFFQFDPDRGTIVDWNDGRNLLTSEDFIIGLVEGLEEEVGDASAAIMYTIGCDWGLKDADFFAIWFEKEFERSVRQTNLMFLLETWWWPFTSQGWGRWEVDMGDRKQGFMFINLFDSAVARTLGDVGKPVCYLYAGLFAGFFTELVKKRLSCIEIQCYSMGETYCKFLLGGQDRIDAAAFWLNEGATAGDIEKRLRSGERLL
- a CDS encoding serine/threonine-protein kinase, whose translation is MTKLLVAGSKRSKYRLLGLVGQGQFGKVYCASHRQTGKIVAMKSLDRHRFPTHKFLRELRFLLSLQHENIVSCQSLEHTATGRYLVMDYCEGGNLRSLIDGQSSLTLTQGLQLVIDVLAGLDHAHRQGIIHCDIKPENILLSVQPTGWRARISDFGIARLVQEMYEDGFSNNTGSPAYMAPERFYGQYFPASDLYAVGVMLFELLVGVRPFSGTPEELMSAHLNRPVQIPASVPPSLQTVIVTALRKLPARRFPDAAAMLKALQTAISSGLESGLASTPLPLEPLEDPAEMGFDPPRAIAPFVSLQQQPLQQPIHQLATQVTPRNGTGVTWVASGTLVAIHRADLTELPNRNAISLPETVQQLRVCTQGCLAVTQRGIYGVFLEPAVPDGNPASGTTPDVARLLLPLATAFQVGLAPSGNWMATVTSHQGIGKLTIWDGLFEIGSWGKIPRQRVSVSCQATQPTHLLVLDAHHLAVLSDLRAGSSLQPPGASDAETDLLDHRFAVAPRVPATGLAGTLIEIYTRRGNCLGSWVLPIYLEQVLLGNRPYQILAKERHTTHSVLLIDLKPLRIQRLCLTIQPILMTSMVWGYALADTAGQLMLLDLRGQPVAQVQAPKPNITAIALTGLNPYTLLLSTWGKAQGMLYQIDLRQLEIDFLF
- a CDS encoding phycobilisome protein, which produces MLSQLEHLSRSTDGRYATDADLQFIADYVLSYELRLRTYTKLREREATIVQDVKGRIDTLHPQLFIRGNEDFTSKWQQDTIRVIRYTAIAMLLNDREALQEKFLFWFQTIMKAFKVQESCNITYQVMQEVVKKHFTPSEASLLCPILELNRNLLGQTPKIRS
- a CDS encoding ArnT family glycosyltransferase codes for the protein MSRESSIGNSLKAGVFQALSSIDTRWAVGLFLAALLLYGANLGELPLRDWDEGTVAQVARDLWRSPLGSWHWLHPTLAGEPYLNKPPLMHLLIAIAYRVWGVQEWTTRLPGALLTACSVFLLYGVGRELFPQRSPAVFAALMYLTLLPVVRHGRLAMLDGAILCFSLGMMLCLLRARRDLRWAMGVGIGLGLICLTKGILGLLLGAIALGFLAWDTPRLLTCRYLWLGIGIGSLPVAFWYGAQWLHYGSMFGERAMVHQSLNRIWSTVENNSGPPWYYLWEIGKSAWPWVVFWPTAAWYAWNHRNLSWAKFTLVWSGVYLLAVSLMGTKLPWYILPVYPPLTLMGGMQLARLWRSSDWTGLPEASAPSYARGWIGIFALLSLVGWGGSVYFVWLAPQQTADLAWILAAIAFTFTITTLLLLRRDSQFILMLIWGTYLSLLLLMVSDHWVWELAEAYPVKPVAAIVQANNPPRPAHLYLLCLQPPFP
- a CDS encoding DUF2141 domain-containing protein — translated: MVQQFSASFLLLVAVSHLMLTASASAAANSNLRVTISGLKNQQGQVCLSLFSSQQGFPGSSERAVQARCLKVAEIPMVVQFQNLPPGSYAIAVFHDANGDNILNRNGLGIPTEEFGFSQNPGIFAGPPKFGDSQVLVFGPETNIQVRLRSLFQG